aacaaattataaaactttcatTCGCACTGCTGAGTGTATGTAAGTACACTCAAGAAAAATAAACAGTAACCGATGCCAATTAAAGTTAATTTGTAGTTTCCCTCGTTAAATGAGCAAACAATTGAAATAATATTGGGGCGTCTAGCCTTCTTACATATAATGACAGCAATGAAGCTGAAGATGATCTACATCAAATGACAGCAAGCCACGATCTAGAGACATCGGAGAAGAGTATCagtttaaaacaattgtaattaaaatgtagaatttaaaCGGAGGTTTTAATCgtaaaataaagaattattaCTTTGCATGACTAGGATTGAGTGtgatggtgttgttgttgttgttgccgtcGTGGTCGTTGAATTTGAATGGGAGGGAggctttttcttttgtttttattttaatgacacACTCTAAGTGTCTTGATTAAGTATATAGCGGCTCTCACAagtatttaatgattttaatagAAATGGATCACACAACGAACGACCCATAAGACAAGATcgtattaattaaattagttttacttTAGCTATAAATGTATGATCTCTGTGTATGTTTTACATTGCAACTCATCACATTTAATAGAGGAACCATTTCCTGTTATTGCATGATGATAATTAGGATGTTAACAATCTACCAACACCAAAACTATTACCACCTACGCATTATttaatgtgtgtgtgtctgtgacTACTATTAACTAGAACAAATAGATGACTAATTTTTTATCCAAATGatttcatagaattttaaatttaattattactttatttctgtttatttttttagacaTGTACTCGACACATACATCGTCAAGTTATTCACCTTCAATATCAGATGGTACTATGACACCAAATTCTttacatcatcatcaacatcaccaTCATCAGCAGCATTTAGTTATACCACCGCATTTACCCTTTCCCAATACGGCTGCTTATGAGGAAGACAACAACACAACAACTTCGTTGGCCCTACAGACACAACGTCTGCACAGACAACAAAAAACCAATGGCACTTTGGATGGCGCTGACTATGAAGACAACGCCAATGACAATGACAACGACCACAACAACGAAAGGATTCACAAAAATGATACAAAATTGTGTGAAGACAACAACGACGATACAATTGTTGCAGACAACAAGTCAACCGCAAATATTCACGAAAGTGTCGAtgaacagcaacagcagcagcatcaacatCATCAACTTAAACGTCATGGTCGTCATCATCGTTATGCTGAACATGCCTTAAGAATTCCTTCAAAATTACGTAAAATCGATAGGGATTCAGCGGTTGGTAATGGTGCTACTACTACAACTGCTGGTGGTGGTGTTGTTGGAGGTGTAACAACAAACGCAGTCAAGTTTGATAAGTTGACAGTAGATGGTATTAAAAGTGGTAACAATGCTGCCAGTGCCGACGGATCCTATCAATGTCAATTCTGTGATAAATCATTTCCGCGTCTTGGTTATTTGAAAAAACATGAACAGGTAAGTGAAAAAGGAATTTGTCTTCTTGTGTCTTTAAATGGGGTGTCTTCATTAAAAGTTTATgttcttttaaattgttaaagcgttaataattatttaatggggttgtgttttttgagtttgatgAAGgggttctttaatattttaaattatgttaaagtaaataaagttAATGGGTGCTCTTCTGGTATTAAAGAAGGCTTTATTTATGGTTACCTTTtgcaaattaaaagttttattaattaaatctaAACTTTATATTAACACGATGTTTAGGCAAACTTAGatcgataaaaaattaaactcaaatatagTTTGTTCATCACAAATCCTACTGTTTTAATTGCACATAAACAGTTGTATTAGTTTATGATACTTGCacaacaaaactttaaacaaatatgcTTAACGAGAGGACTACAGAAGTTCAGGCAATTGCATCTtggctccggaacgacccgagtcatactagGCCAAATATTATCATCCCAGCGACATCTGtatctatcaaaaattttccacaggaaagaactatcgacCACAGTCGaattgttacaacaacaaaaaaagttcagAACAAACATAAATTGacttttacagttatttttagattttttggttTGATTAAAATTCGAATGCATACATGAAATAAGATTGATTTTAGGATGTCCAAGATTGAATTAATTCGAAAATGTACTTGTTTTGAGTTCAATTCGTACTTGTTTTTAGAACTTAAAATAATTCAGCAAAAAGCTTCATTAcctacaaatttcaaaaaaaaaaaatactagtgAGAATTATATGTTTTGAATTAAGTGAGATATCAGAATGAATTAAGTAAGAAATAGGATTGAAATGAGTTTCAAGTACAAAGCACTTAAAacctaattataccctacaccactttagtggggagggtatattgggtttgggctgatgtttgtaacatacaaaaatattcgtcctatacccacctttaagtataccaatcggcttagaatcattttaagctatgcccgtccgtctggctggctggctgtccatgtaaaccttgtgcgcaaggtacaggtcgcaattttcaagataattggatgaaatttggcacacacgcttctcttgtCCCAaggactattgaaaatggttaaaatcggtccattatttcgactagcccctatacaaccgtaccctccaaatagggccttttggcttataattaatttaaatgatatattatgttaacaaaagtcgataaaacttagttttatagaacttcaaatgacactaccgatttttgtaatgatcgggcttcatttgatcctatcccccatacaaactccccttcagaaaatgacttaaaggtcaaaattcacttacaaacactaataacacttttaaattctacataaataatattgaagaagacttaactccccctaccaacatttttaaggatagggtcatattttgccctactcccctttgagccctcttaaaaaatctttttttttttttgccaaaaaaagtaaaaatattccgaaataaagttaaaaaaacaaaccaaattcttaatattttaaataatccccatttatttaaaaatacaatactgactggtgtagggtatcatatggccgGCTACGCCCgattatacattcatacttgtttttatactcAGTTCAAGAGTTTCTGCTTtcgatttatttaaacaatccCGTTATGTACTTCTTTGGAATTTAAAGGAAACTCAAAGCATATAATCAGTAAAAAATAAGCCATACTTTTGGTAAAAGTActgtaaaactagtttttaatcCATAAACGTCGGGTAatgagatttgtaaccagttattttttggtaatcgtcgaacaaaaataagtagttattcactaaaaagtaactacttacacttttctccaatattacttgcctacttaccgggtaagtaaagattttgctagTTTCTTATCAAAACGttattttgacagttttcatagaaaaaatattttaaccggCTGAATATCTACCAGTTAAACGATAACCAGGAAATGAGATTATGGGcctaaatgtttaatttgaaattttacaaaattcaaataatatttgcCTTTTCTGTAATTCCTCATCTCATTCTTCGTTTAATCTCATATTTTActaggttttattttttaatattttaatattttatttttttctcatttaaacCGTTTTTATTTAAGCGTACAAGTgaatgtgtttaaataaattatacgcATTTCACTTAGATGAATATGTAGACTCATTTAGATGTTAATCAAAACAGAGAAAAAGTATATTTGTGACTTACCACAATAAATGTGTACGAgtgtaataaaacattttggaCTCTTTTATGCAATTAGCGTATTTTgcaaaacaagttaaaatagCCCCAGACAGCACTTCTACGCGATATGCTATACACAATCAAATGCACTTGCATTTGTAGCTTATTAAACAGAATGTTCTTAGAAAACTGTTTGAGCATACTAAAAAGTAACTAGTGTTTTGAAACAGAACAGaagagtaaattttatttaataattgcgGCTACCAAACGACCTCTGCATACCAAAACATCTTGGTTTGAGATTGGAGAATGAAtgatacttatttttttaatgtgatAAATGGCTACTAACCAACGACCGTAGGTGGCTAAATgcttgcaacaacaacaatagcaataaaAACTTAAGGAACATTCTAATACTTTGTCATCATCATAATCACAATAATCAACTAGGGGGAATCATCATCACAGTTTTAGATGATTACcgcaaatatacatatacatatgtatgtagatacatgcatatatgaatgttgttgttgtatctaCTTGTTTGAGCGGTTAAAACGCTTTGATATGTTAACTCTTAAGCGTCAGCGTTTTAAAATCGAGTGAGTAGAAGCGTTAagtagtgtgtgtgtgtttggttTAAGTTACCAAATACTGCCTAAACTCCTTCTTTTTTTGCACAATTCGTTATATTCTGTAGAGTAGGCATACACAGAGATGGACGGACGAACCAACGGTCGGATGAGTAGTTAATCGTACAGACTTACCAACGTAGTTTAGgtacaaataaaactaaagattCTATACTAAAATTAACCCATTTGTATGCATACAATAAGTCGTTTCGGTTGTATGTAAGTAACGCTCTTTATAACaagtacaaatttttatttattttgttattgtcttTTAAGTCCAAAGAATTATTGTGTGTTGCTTATggttttttaaactgtttttaaaaagaCTAAACGAACAAATCATTATAATTATGTGTGTATgactataaacatttttatcaaaCCGCCTTCTTTTAGTTTTGACTAAAATATACTTGAATTATGAAGTAATGCATGGTTATGGGATAATGGTCGACTTAAAAAATACGTTCCGAAATTTTGGATATCatgttcaataaaaaaaaatgtttaccatTATGTATCGTCGAAACAAATTGTAAGCAATGACAAAGCTTTCCAaccacaattttttaaaaagttattaactAATCATTCAGCATATGACTGAATATGGCGTGATGAAATATTCATTCATAGGCGTTTTCGGTCAAAGCTCACTTCAAATGTATAAAGTGTGTTCGCTACTAGTTTCCGTATTCGTATGGTCCGATTTTAGTAGCTTACAATACATTGAACGCTCTAATTCCACGAAATGTAGAGCAATTCCTTGGTGCGTTGGATATTCGACATTGCATTAAATCGGCTGTTTGGCCTTGAATACggtttttatcatattttaaatcttCTCTTAACGTGACTCGGCTTAAAGtcttgttgaatatttttctggTTTTAGATGATTTGGTTCTAATGTTTATTAAGATATTCTTATGACTGACAGCAATCTTTTGTGCCTCTTTCAGCGTCACTGGTCTTCAATTCAGCAATTGAATTGCTGCTTGATCTTCTTCTTTTTGGATTATCGTAATGAATAGTGTTTTAATCACATTCTAAATCCTCTTTCAGCGTCTCTCGGCTTCAACACGTGCTgaatattttcttcattttatatGATCTCTGAATATTTCAAATTACCATTTGAATTGATTTcaatgattaaattaaaattgttcttGGGATTGAAAGCAATCTTCTTGATCTTTGGTCTTAGTATTCTATAACTCTTAGCTTTAAATTGTGTGATTAAATTGCTGTTTGAGTGGCATTCAATAATTTTCGAGATTCACTTGAAATTGACAGCAATCTTCTTTGAAAAATCTTTTTGGAGTATGCCTTCAATTCATCATCTTCGAACTGGTCGTCGGTATAAAAATCATCTCAAACCATTTAAAGCACATAATCCAGTCATCTTAAAGTAATGGCTATCATTTCGGAATACTGATGTCCTAGTCCTATTTTGACAAAAATCACTTTAGATCCTTCACAAATCACtaaaatagaaacattttctaaaattttcaatatttagagCCGCCCAGACAATAACGGAATGCTCActttttttgctttccatatCATTGTCTCATCATTATGATTTCAGTTCGAAATACCTACACATTTTGTTGAAGTGTACAAAAATGTCaaccaaaacaaaagacttttaAAACAATGACAATAATGatgttgataatgatgatgatggaaAAAGAGGAAAAATCAGAACGTGCGGTATGATGACAAGCGACAACATCAAAAGTTGTTACTAAAAATTTGCGCATTCTGATAAAAATCTTAAAGGAGCCAACAACGTGTTCAGTTGGTTCATTCGTTTGatacttaaaaacaatttaaaagtttcatCCATCAAAACTGTTTGGAGTTGAAATacagaaacaaacaaacacaccagcaaacaaaaaaaaagaattacaaaTACTTGCAGTTTGactaaagaatttttcaaatatttacggTTGCCACATTTGTGAAGTGATGAAATAtagtttgtatttgttgtatttggggtattaaaatattttcaatatttttgtcacCAAACGACAATCGTTAAAGTGATGTAAGTTTAATAATTACGTAGATAAATGAAAACAGAATTGTAACAGTGGGCAGCATAATAGAAACGTTTCATTTAGCACAATGATAAACAATActtttaaatccaaaaaattataaatctacatatttaatagtttttaacaccttaataatttaattctaaaaatgttgtaaattttttctattacagAGTCATGCTGAACACTTGCCCTTTAAATGTGAATACTGTGCCCGTCTCTTTAAGCACAAACGTTCTCGTGATCGTCATACTAAATTGCATACTGGCGATCGTCGTTATCGTTGTCCTCATTGTGAAGCCGCTTTCTCAAGAaggtaaatatttcaaaaagtttactataatttttatacacagcttttttctacataatttcTTCTTAACTGTATTCTAAAACGATCAACAATGTCTTTTCTTTTCTAGCGATCACTTAAAGATCCATATGAAAACTCATGACAACCAAAAACCATTTCAATGTACCATTTGCAATCGAGGCTACAATACGGCGGCCGCTCTTACATCGCACAtgcaaaatcataaaaaacaagCTGCTCTTCTAGCTGCAGGTGGCAATCCTCAAGCTCTTAATTACAGTCCTCGTTCTACGGGATCGGCTTCTAGCAATGGTAGTTTACAGAAACGGCGTTACGGTTTAGCAACAGCCTCCGAACAAAGTCCAAATCGTCTTGACTATCCAAAACGAGGTCGTTCCTCTTCGTCGAATATGCTTAAATGTACATTCTGCTCAAAGTCCGATTTTACTGCCGTTGAACAGTTAAACAATCATCTCCAAACTCAACATGAAAAAGAATTGGCTCATTCTATGACTCCTCCTTCCACAAATAATAATCAAGCGTTAGACAATCACGCCTTCCAGCTGTCGTGTGAATATTGCACTATGAAGTTTCCCAATATCGCTGCCATGTTTCAGCATATGCGCTCAGCCCATTTGGATCGTTTGACCAGTCCTAATTCATACTTTGAACATTTTAATCGTTTAGCGGCCTCGGGCACCTTTAGTCCACGTTTATTAACAGGACCTCCTTTAAGAAGTGCAGCCAGTGCCGAGGAGAACAGCATTAAAGAAGAACACAATTTGTCAAGTCCTAAATCAGTGGAAGCTGTTACACGTCAAAGTGAGGATGAACCTACCGATTTAAGCCAAAATAATCGCAGATCCATGACACCTACAAATACTCCTCAAAATTCCCCACAAGAAAATTTCTCCACAAACGAAAAACCAGGTTTATTCTTCTGCAATCAATGTAATGCTGGTTTACCCGATTTCGAATCATTTCGCAATCATTTGAAAACCCATATTGCCCAGGGTCTCAATCTAGTGTGTCATCATTGCGGCCTGCTATTGAGAGAACATGCTGAATATGAAAGACATGTTATTTCGCATTTCCTAATAACAAATTCTGAGTACAATTGTTCGGGAAACTGCCAAAAGTCTTTTGGAAAGCCGGAGGAATTACAAAAACATCTTTTGGATCAACATGCTATAACAATGTTCAAATGTGGACTTTGCAGTGAAATGTTTGAATCGAAAGTGGCCATACAAGTTCATTTTGCATGCACACACTCCGCGGAAACCAAAATTCTAAGATGCTCTGCCTGCATGGATGTATTTAGATCGGAAAATGATTTTAATCTGCATGTTAAAACTCGTCATCAAGCGGTAAATAATGCACCAGCTCCAGTAAATTCTTTACAGTGCATGTTTTGTCGTACAGTATGTTCCTCTGATTTGGAAATGCAGTTCCATTTGGCAGCCCATGCTAGACAATTTCGTTGTCCTTCCTGTCCGGAAACTTTCCATGTTGAATTCTTACTCGATCGTCATATGCAAACACATCATGGAGGCTTAGAACGtcctccaccaccaccacctccaGCAGCTCAATCTATTGCCGAAGAACACACATCTCCCGTTCCCAATCCTAATGCTATATCTCCCATGAATTCTCTGTATGTGAATGCCCTATTTGGTAAATCACCATTAATGCCGCTGGCAccacaaaataataacaacagtaTATTGGATTATAACATGGCATTTGCCTCACATCTCAATAAGGGTCTATTTCCCAATACCACACCCAATAAGTTTTACAATCCTCTACAAATTGACACAAATGCCATGAAACACTCTGCCCTCATGTACGGTTTGTCACAGAGATATTTCGATACTAACCGCACCGTAATGGAAATgtatcaacaacagcagcagcagcaacaacaacaacatcatcaggaaaataataaaacatcgGGTAACTATTTTATTAGCCCCAAACAACCATCAGCCGGA
The window above is part of the Lucilia cuprina isolate Lc7/37 chromosome 6, ASM2204524v1, whole genome shotgun sequence genome. Proteins encoded here:
- the LOC111677475 gene encoding zinc finger protein 423 homolog gives rise to the protein MMALKMLYRGPSSRLENLIEKIQATKEIVNADMYSTHTSSSYSPSISDGTMTPNSLHHHQHHHHQQHLVIPPHLPFPNTAAYEEDNNTTTSLALQTQRLHRQQKTNGTLDGADYEDNANDNDNDHNNERIHKNDTKLCEDNNDDTIVADNKSTANIHESVDEQQQQQHQHHQLKRHGRHHRYAEHALRIPSKLRKIDRDSAVGNGATTTTAGGGVVGGVTTNAVKFDKLTVDGIKSGNNAASADGSYQCQFCDKSFPRLGYLKKHEQSHAEHLPFKCEYCARLFKHKRSRDRHTKLHTGDRRYRCPHCEAAFSRSDHLKIHMKTHDNQKPFQCTICNRGYNTAAALTSHMQNHKKQAALLAAGGNPQALNYSPRSTGSASSNGSLQKRRYGLATASEQSPNRLDYPKRGRSSSSNMLKCTFCSKSDFTAVEQLNNHLQTQHEKELAHSMTPPSTNNNQALDNHAFQLSCEYCTMKFPNIAAMFQHMRSAHLDRLTSPNSYFEHFNRLAASGTFSPRLLTGPPLRSAASAEENSIKEEHNLSSPKSVEAVTRQSEDEPTDLSQNNRRSMTPTNTPQNSPQENFSTNEKPGLFFCNQCNAGLPDFESFRNHLKTHIAQGLNLVCHHCGLLLREHAEYERHVISHFLITNSEYNCSGNCQKSFGKPEELQKHLLDQHAITMFKCGLCSEMFESKVAIQVHFACTHSAETKILRCSACMDVFRSENDFNLHVKTRHQAVNNAPAPVNSLQCMFCRTVCSSDLEMQFHLAAHARQFRCPSCPETFHVEFLLDRHMQTHHGGLERPPPPPPPAAQSIAEEHTSPVPNPNAISPMNSLYVNALFGKSPLMPLAPQNNNNSILDYNMAFASHLNKGLFPNTTPNKFYNPLQIDTNAMKHSALMYGLSQRYFDTNRTVMEMYQQQQQQQQQQHHQENNKTSGNYFISPKQPSAGPHDVHHRTELPASPINNTGFSCGICERNDFRTESEVHSHRKIVHNLKTGVSLKCAYCSGNFKSRSELEHHMKTCHNSTGKHKCLICDEIFPSPAILAEHKLQHSKVGQSGKCSHCSKALADVSAFKAHLSEHNTEGQMPVQCICCRQSLHSEFEIGLHAKFHVKNSTVQENVCALCLEPISNSPTEAKVCEKCCRKHNLNTKFKQREHFERPAELRQYIENRCNLCKMILPHAQKLQEHLVEHTFAGCEDRGFNCYICSAVFTAPSGLLNHMLEHGVNSKPYDCNLCPEKYYFRAELDHHLIDHDLRQSPTAVKNEQEQMTPKEDTLTSMKQEKPAERLNDVKQEVIETDHNSNVADEDEYIEVEKVNENNNNNNQLDDTVSNKTEESKEKSSEHIRDEKA